The genomic window AAAGGCGTATTGCTTTTTTTAAATTTCATTGAATTTTTAAAAAGATTAATGAATAAAGTGTTTAGCAGAGCTTCATTGCCTTGAAGCATTGGGATTTTATTTCTTATTACTTCACAGTTACTCTGAGCAAATTCCTCAGAAAGAATTTCTTCAGTCGAGTTGATAATATTATTGATGTCAACTTCATGAAAATCAAATTGTTTATGGGTAAGTATAGCGTAATTGAGAAGGTCATCAACGTTGTTGATCATTTTGTTAATAAGCGTATATACTTTTTGTCCATACAATTCTATTTCATTAAACTTTCTATCTTTAATATCCTGATTAATAATTTCGACAAATGAGCAAACCTTCTTTAGCGGAGATTTAATGTCATGTGTTGCTACATAAGCAAAGTTTTCGAGTTCCTTATTTGATTTTTCAAGATTTGTAAAAGTTTCCTTAATTGCTACTTCCATTGTCTTCATCTTAGCTTCTAGTTCCTCAAGTTCATCATTGGTACTTGATTGGTTTGTTGTTTGATTTTCTGTTTTAAAATTGAAATGACTAATCCGTTTAGATTGATTAATAACTTTGGATATAGAGCGTGAGAGTTCAAAAGAAATTTTACTTATTAATAAGTAGCTTAAAGTAATTATTACGAAATAGCAGATAAATATAAATCTTAAGAGGCTTTGAAAATTAGAGTCGATTTGATTTATTTCTTTTGATCTTAATTCGATAAAGTATTTTTCAAGATTTTTAAGAGCTTGTATTGCTTGAGTGTCATCTACTCTA from Bacteriovorax sp. Seq25_V includes these protein-coding regions:
- a CDS encoding ATP-binding protein, with protein sequence MKITKKLLIIGLLPIILLFIAEATSFYYLKKSNDSIKIFLNNVTERQGKLSTIHSLLGYGRGIHAFKNYVLRGNSEYLRTADITLSEALKKIEEYLQLRPLSLAEKNTLDTLKNTIALYHSQLQVITKLRNENKSIIEIDKTVRVDDTQAIQALKNLEKYFIELRSKEINQIDSNFQSLLRFIFICYFVIITLSYLLISKISFELSRSISKVINQSKRISHFNFKTENQTTNQSSTNDELEELEAKMKTMEVAIKETFTNLEKSNKELENFAYVATHDIKSPLKKVCSFVEIINQDIKDRKFNEIELYGQKVYTLINKMINNVDDLLNYAILTHKQFDFHEVDINNIINSTEEILSEEFAQSNCEVIRNKIPMLQGNEALLNTLFINLFKNSMKFKKSNTPLKLLITHELQENKCRIKYIDNGEGFEENELNALMKPFTQISLFPKVEGVGLSLASCKRILEQHNSELRIKSTKGEGSTYEFELPLYT